The following coding sequences lie in one bacterium genomic window:
- a CDS encoding T9SS type A sorting domain-containing protein: MRSFIGNTLLSVIFLVLLRDAKSAVLNVPEEFSTIQNALNASLMGDTVRVSPGVYHEFLICSTDSIFITGWYSVDTLTELRTILDPIPGGLDTPSTMVLTGNAAKLQNLAFFNRPEMREPVWPTRTGGVLHTGESLSLQYCRFDSISNAVNAEHFIRADHCTFVGCQWHCLFPSNEGTVHAENCTFDGSKRWLVYGGSGSRILNCSFRIHDAPSTYLLRLHGNDVYVRGCQFTSVDGVFSSVLVSPQGDFRIAECVFQNVTGARAMIEVLLDCSGAEVDTPIVIANNRFQDYEGSELGGTTAIAMGCQNPNPGYFGLVAGNTFEDGLATGGNIPGIAISGSATLMDNWFERLSPDATPDVMMLRSAQDSLLARDNSFLPPGLATGSNGSYFDARLNWWGDSTGPFHASLNPGGLGSEVGNGVLFEPWLTQPPDSSDTTSAVDDHSEHSVPTDLGLHVFPNPFNPVTTLRFSLPANGNVIVRVHDVLGREVERADLGLLAAGEHTLKLNGAKWSSGVHFATVSTNYYSSTAKLLLLK, from the coding sequence ATGAGGAGTTTCATCGGTAACACCCTGCTTTCGGTCATCTTCCTTGTCTTGCTCAGGGACGCAAAAAGCGCTGTACTCAATGTTCCTGAGGAGTTTTCTACCATTCAGAATGCCCTTAACGCTTCCCTGATGGGTGATACAGTCCGAGTGTCACCGGGAGTTTATCATGAATTCCTAATCTGTTCAACAGACTCTATATTCATCACGGGTTGGTATTCAGTAGATACGCTAACTGAACTTCGAACCATACTCGATCCCATTCCCGGGGGGTTGGATACACCCTCGACAATGGTCCTAACAGGAAATGCCGCGAAGCTTCAGAATTTGGCCTTCTTCAACAGGCCAGAAATGCGCGAGCCGGTTTGGCCGACACGCACTGGTGGAGTTCTTCACACAGGCGAGAGCCTTTCGCTTCAATACTGCCGATTCGATTCCATATCAAATGCCGTAAACGCAGAGCATTTCATTCGTGCGGACCATTGCACATTTGTCGGTTGTCAGTGGCATTGTCTGTTTCCTTCCAATGAAGGGACAGTGCATGCTGAGAATTGCACGTTTGATGGCTCAAAGAGGTGGCTGGTTTATGGAGGTTCGGGCTCGAGGATTCTGAATTGTTCTTTTCGAATTCACGATGCACCCTCAACTTACTTGTTACGTCTCCACGGCAACGATGTTTATGTCAGGGGATGTCAATTCACGTCTGTCGATGGCGTATTTTCATCGGTGCTCGTCAGCCCTCAAGGCGACTTCCGAATTGCGGAATGTGTGTTCCAGAACGTAACCGGAGCACGAGCAATGATCGAAGTGCTGCTCGATTGTTCGGGAGCCGAAGTTGACACGCCGATTGTCATTGCGAATAACAGATTTCAGGATTATGAAGGCAGTGAGTTGGGCGGGACGACTGCCATCGCGATGGGCTGCCAGAATCCGAATCCGGGCTACTTCGGGTTAGTCGCAGGCAATACGTTTGAAGACGGCTTAGCAACCGGAGGAAACATTCCGGGGATAGCAATCAGCGGATCTGCAACATTGATGGATAATTGGTTCGAACGGCTTAGTCCGGATGCAACACCCGACGTGATGATGCTTCGAAGCGCACAGGACTCACTTCTCGCACGCGACAATTCATTTCTCCCGCCCGGGTTGGCGACAGGATCCAATGGAAGCTATTTCGACGCGCGCTTGAACTGGTGGGGGGATTCAACGGGACCGTTTCACGCGAGTTTGAATCCGGGTGGATTGGGATCGGAGGTCGGGAATGGCGTCCTGTTCGAGCCATGGCTGACACAGCCCCCTGACAGCTCAGATACAACCAGCGCGGTGGATGACCATTCGGAGCATTCGGTTCCAACCGATCTCGGTCTGCACGTTTTTCCTAACCCGTTTAATCCGGTGACGACGCTGAGGTTTTCGCTTCCGGCAAATGGTAATGTGATTGTCAGGGTCCATGACGTCTTGGGTCGAGAAGTGGAGAGAGCGGACTTGGGGTTGCTTGCGGCCGGAGAGCACACTCTGAAGTTAAACGGCGCAAAGTGGAGTTCGGGAGTTCATTTTGCGACCGTTTCTACCAATTACTATTCAAGCACCGCAAAACTGCTGCTGTTGAAGTAA